In Natronococcus occultus SP4, the following proteins share a genomic window:
- a CDS encoding cysteine hydrolase family protein has translation MRLDPATTAVVAVDMQNAFCHPEGSLYAPGSEDAIEPIVGLIGRAREADAQVIYTRDVHPPEQFEESYYYDEFDQWGEHVLEGSWDAELVAELAVREEDHVVEKHTYDAFYQTELEGWLSARGFRDLVICGTLANVCVLHTGGSAGLRDFRPIMVEDCIGHVEPDHREYALEHAEWLFGEVVESDDVAFDDG, from the coding sequence ATGCGCCTCGATCCAGCGACCACCGCCGTCGTGGCGGTCGACATGCAAAACGCGTTCTGTCACCCCGAGGGATCGCTGTACGCGCCGGGCAGCGAGGACGCGATCGAACCGATCGTCGGCCTCATCGGTCGTGCACGCGAGGCCGACGCGCAGGTGATCTACACGCGGGACGTCCACCCGCCCGAGCAGTTCGAGGAGAGCTACTACTACGACGAGTTCGACCAGTGGGGCGAGCACGTCCTCGAGGGCTCCTGGGACGCCGAACTGGTCGCGGAGCTCGCGGTTCGCGAGGAGGACCACGTCGTCGAGAAACACACCTACGACGCGTTCTACCAGACGGAACTCGAGGGGTGGCTCTCGGCTCGGGGGTTCCGCGATCTGGTTATCTGTGGTACCCTCGCGAACGTCTGCGTGCTCCATACTGGCGGCAGCGCCGGGCTGCGGGACTTCCGGCCGATCATGGTCGAGGACTGTATCGGCCACGTCGAGCCCGACCACCGCGAGTACGCCCTGGAGCACGCCGAGTGGCTGTTCGGCGAGGTCGTCGAGAGCGACGACGTCGCGTTCGACGACGGGTAG
- a CDS encoding Hvo_1808 family surface protein has protein sequence MNSRRTRTIVALLAVASVLLVAAAGVAVPGVLSAGPLGDTAATDRPGEPTTEDTAGYVEGYWYDDELAVDDREDAVVEDDELDSVVYRSMARVEELRGLTFDEEVAVEVISREEFEDENDELFANATGDERIQLNVNAEALFAVDRGTDATEEREALYGGTVGGYYEPSTDRVVLVSDNAEMPEVNEAILGHELLHALQDQQFDLTSYERETVDQDNAKNGLIEGDAVWIESEYEDRCETEWECLEPGEAASDSPDVNWVLYATIFQPYSDGPGYVEHRLDADGWDAVDAAYDEPPVSSSEVIRPGEEREPAEIEVADRSNESWSQLEIDGEPATETYGEAGLVAMFAGDAHDPDEPSVIGPEAFFESDLGGYDYDQPYTDGWAGDELVTYVAVDAETDDPAAAADRAGYVWETEWTSSEDAEQFLAGYRELLELHDADPVEDRRDTYAIDEEFAGAYYLEHDGETVRIVNAPTVEELAAVDEGAAPDGEDAIETDDVDPDAEANDEPSAADDGVDDESTPGFAAPTAVVAVAVATAVAVASRLGRSNR, from the coding sequence ATGAACTCGAGGCGAACGCGGACGATCGTCGCCCTCCTCGCGGTGGCGTCGGTACTGCTCGTCGCCGCGGCCGGCGTCGCGGTCCCGGGGGTGCTCTCGGCGGGACCGCTGGGCGACACCGCTGCGACCGACCGCCCTGGCGAGCCGACGACCGAAGACACCGCCGGCTACGTCGAGGGGTACTGGTACGACGACGAGCTCGCCGTCGACGACCGCGAGGACGCCGTCGTCGAGGACGACGAGCTCGATTCGGTCGTCTACCGATCGATGGCCCGCGTTGAGGAACTGCGCGGGCTGACCTTCGACGAGGAGGTTGCCGTCGAGGTGATCAGCCGCGAGGAGTTCGAGGACGAGAACGACGAGCTGTTCGCGAACGCGACGGGCGACGAGCGGATCCAGTTGAACGTCAACGCGGAGGCGCTGTTCGCGGTCGATCGCGGGACCGACGCGACCGAGGAGCGAGAAGCCCTCTACGGCGGGACCGTGGGCGGCTACTACGAGCCCAGCACCGACCGGGTCGTCCTCGTCTCGGACAACGCCGAGATGCCCGAGGTGAACGAGGCGATCCTCGGTCACGAGCTGTTACACGCCCTGCAGGACCAGCAGTTCGATCTGACGAGCTACGAGCGGGAGACGGTCGACCAGGACAACGCCAAGAACGGCCTCATCGAGGGCGACGCGGTCTGGATCGAGTCCGAGTACGAGGACCGTTGTGAGACTGAGTGGGAGTGTCTGGAGCCCGGCGAGGCTGCGAGCGACTCGCCCGACGTGAACTGGGTGCTGTACGCGACGATCTTCCAGCCATATAGCGACGGCCCCGGCTACGTCGAACACCGCCTGGATGCGGACGGCTGGGACGCCGTCGACGCGGCCTACGACGAGCCTCCGGTGAGCAGCTCCGAAGTGATCCGTCCCGGGGAGGAGCGCGAGCCCGCCGAGATCGAGGTTGCCGACCGTTCGAACGAGAGCTGGAGCCAGCTCGAGATCGACGGCGAGCCCGCCACCGAGACCTACGGCGAGGCGGGGCTGGTCGCGATGTTCGCCGGCGACGCTCACGACCCCGACGAGCCGTCGGTGATCGGCCCCGAGGCGTTCTTCGAGTCCGATCTGGGCGGGTACGACTACGACCAGCCCTACACCGACGGCTGGGCCGGCGACGAGCTCGTCACCTACGTCGCCGTCGACGCCGAGACCGACGATCCCGCCGCGGCCGCCGATCGGGCCGGCTACGTCTGGGAGACCGAGTGGACCTCGAGCGAGGACGCCGAACAGTTCCTCGCGGGCTACCGGGAGCTGCTCGAGCTCCACGACGCCGACCCCGTCGAGGATCGTCGGGACACCTACGCGATCGACGAGGAGTTCGCCGGGGCGTACTACCTTGAGCACGACGGGGAGACGGTACGGATCGTCAACGCACCCACCGTCGAGGAGCTCGCCGCGGTCGACGAGGGGGCCGCACCCGACGGCGAGGACGCGATCGAGACCGACGACGTCGATCCCGACGCCGAAGCGAACGACGAGCCGTCCGCGGCCGACGACGGCGTGGACGACGAGTCGACTCCCGGGTTCGCCGCCCCCACCGCGGTCGTCGCAGTGGCGGTCGCGACTGCCGTCGCCGTCGCGAGCCGACTCGGCCGATCGAACCGATAA
- a CDS encoding Hvo_1808 family surface protein — translation MRRGTLLAVVVLVVLSGCTLPYAPDQFDEDRELGQIGDYSHDDSFAFDGEARLTESELEAASYRSMARIELLRGLPFEHDVSIDVITREEYREQRAEPANASAFRNELWRGAFVVDGETDVNREFDDLYGASVQGYYSDGEIVLVANDADSIRVDRATLVHELVHALQDQRFGLERRGETLDERRAEEGVLEGEANYVPYLYDQRCDADWDCLAEPPELTTALGERPFNVGLFLSIYVPYAEGPTFVSHLHETGGWDAVDRAHEERPNTTSELIHPERYPDEPAEIELEDRSTDAWELATDGDGEPRTETVGEATLFASLWANGVIDRPIDEGGTEPVPYNYSHPATDGWAGDAFRVYEGPDDETAHVWSLSWQSEDDAEAFADAYRELLAANGAEPVDDSSADDANAYRIDDEDAFASAYRVVVADETVEIVGAPTLEDLEDVHPIGTETAAVSLERVVPEAPTPAGLAAPTAGPGLPTASAPADG, via the coding sequence ATGCGACGCGGGACGCTGCTCGCGGTCGTCGTCCTCGTCGTTCTCTCGGGGTGTACGCTGCCGTACGCGCCCGATCAGTTCGACGAGGACCGCGAGCTCGGTCAGATCGGCGACTACTCCCATGACGACAGCTTCGCGTTCGACGGCGAGGCTCGGCTCACGGAGTCCGAGCTCGAGGCCGCGAGCTACCGCTCGATGGCTCGGATCGAGCTCCTCCGGGGGCTGCCCTTCGAGCACGACGTCTCGATCGACGTGATCACCCGCGAGGAGTACCGCGAGCAACGGGCCGAGCCCGCGAACGCCTCGGCGTTCCGGAACGAGCTCTGGCGGGGTGCGTTCGTCGTCGACGGCGAGACCGACGTCAACCGCGAGTTCGACGACCTGTACGGCGCGTCGGTCCAGGGCTACTACTCGGACGGGGAGATCGTCCTCGTCGCCAACGACGCCGACTCGATCCGGGTCGATCGCGCCACGTTAGTCCACGAACTCGTTCACGCCCTGCAGGACCAGCGGTTCGGCCTCGAGCGCCGCGGGGAGACCCTCGACGAACGCCGCGCCGAGGAGGGCGTCCTCGAGGGCGAGGCGAACTACGTTCCGTACCTGTACGACCAGCGCTGTGACGCCGACTGGGACTGTCTCGCCGAGCCGCCCGAGCTGACGACCGCGCTCGGCGAGCGGCCGTTCAACGTCGGCCTCTTCCTCTCGATCTACGTCCCCTACGCCGAGGGGCCGACGTTCGTCTCTCACCTCCACGAGACGGGCGGCTGGGACGCCGTCGACCGTGCTCACGAAGAGCGACCGAACACTACCTCGGAGCTGATCCACCCGGAGCGCTACCCCGACGAGCCCGCCGAGATCGAGCTCGAAGACCGCTCGACCGACGCGTGGGAGCTCGCGACCGACGGCGACGGTGAACCCAGAACCGAGACGGTCGGCGAAGCGACCCTGTTCGCGAGCCTCTGGGCGAACGGCGTGATCGATCGCCCGATCGACGAGGGCGGGACCGAGCCGGTGCCGTACAACTACTCCCACCCCGCGACCGACGGCTGGGCCGGCGACGCGTTCCGGGTGTACGAGGGACCCGACGACGAGACGGCTCACGTCTGGTCGCTTTCCTGGCAGAGCGAGGACGACGCCGAAGCGTTCGCCGACGCCTACCGCGAGCTGCTCGCGGCCAACGGCGCCGAACCCGTCGACGACTCGAGCGCCGACGACGCCAACGCCTACCGTATCGACGACGAGGACGCCTTCGCCAGCGCCTACCGCGTCGTGGTCGCCGACGAGACCGTCGAGATCGTCGGCGCGCCTACACTCGAGGACCTCGAGGACGTCCACCCGATTGGAACCGAAACCGCCGCCGTGTCACTCGAACGCGTCGTGCCGGAGGCGCCGACGCCGGCCGGACTCGCCGCGCCGACGGCGGGGCCTGGATTGCCGACCGCGAGCGCGCCGGCAGACGGGTAG
- a CDS encoding nicotinate phosphoribosyltransferase, which translates to MTNPFGIVSSEAILEGAATDAYFERTRTTLEHAEKNPRVVAEVTADQFPTGSFEVCTGVKDVATLFEGRNVDVDALPDGQLFDGGPVLRVEGPYLEFAELETALLGFLSQPSGFATAALEARLAAPDATVLSFGARHVHPAITATVERAALLAGLDGFSHVAAGDILGREAGGTMPHALMFCFGEGNQDEAWQTFDEAVPADVPRIALADTFWDEKSESLLAAETLGEDLDGVRIDTTGSRRGNFRHIIREVRWELDARGYEDVDIFCSGGLGPENIRELRDVADGFGVGSHITEADSVDFSLDIVAIGDEAEPISKRGKLSGVKEVYRTDDGGHHVALADRDGPADAEPLLEPLVRDGEIVREFDLETASERCLADASAVGFDS; encoded by the coding sequence ATGACGAATCCGTTCGGAATCGTGTCGTCCGAGGCGATCCTCGAGGGCGCCGCGACGGACGCGTACTTCGAGCGCACGCGGACCACCCTCGAGCACGCGGAGAAGAACCCCCGGGTGGTCGCCGAGGTGACCGCAGACCAGTTCCCTACCGGCTCCTTCGAGGTCTGTACCGGCGTCAAAGACGTCGCGACGCTGTTCGAGGGTCGCAACGTCGACGTCGACGCGCTTCCCGACGGCCAGCTGTTCGACGGCGGGCCCGTCCTGCGGGTCGAAGGCCCGTACCTCGAGTTCGCCGAACTGGAGACCGCCCTGCTCGGGTTTCTCTCCCAGCCAAGCGGCTTCGCCACGGCCGCCCTCGAGGCCCGCCTCGCGGCACCCGACGCGACGGTGCTTTCGTTCGGCGCGCGTCACGTCCACCCCGCGATCACGGCGACGGTCGAGCGCGCCGCCCTGCTGGCCGGGCTCGACGGGTTCTCCCACGTCGCCGCGGGCGATATTCTGGGTCGAGAGGCCGGCGGAACGATGCCCCACGCGCTCATGTTCTGTTTCGGTGAGGGGAACCAGGACGAGGCCTGGCAGACGTTCGACGAGGCCGTCCCCGCGGACGTCCCCCGGATCGCGCTCGCGGACACCTTCTGGGATGAGAAAAGCGAGAGCCTGCTGGCCGCGGAAACCCTCGGCGAGGATCTCGATGGCGTCCGGATCGACACGACGGGCTCCCGCCGGGGCAATTTCAGACACATCATCCGGGAGGTCCGCTGGGAGCTCGACGCGCGGGGCTACGAGGACGTCGACATCTTCTGTAGCGGCGGGCTCGGCCCCGAGAACATCCGCGAGCTGCGGGACGTCGCCGACGGCTTCGGCGTCGGCAGCCACATCACTGAGGCCGACTCGGTCGATTTCAGCCTCGACATCGTCGCGATCGGCGACGAGGCCGAGCCGATCTCTAAGCGCGGCAAGCTCTCGGGCGTGAAAGAGGTCTATCGGACCGACGATGGCGGCCACCACGTCGCGCTGGCCGACCGGGACGGCCCCGCCGACGCCGAGCCGTTGCTCGAGCCGCTGGTCCGTGACGGCGAGATCGTCCGAGAGTTCGACCTCGAGACCGCCAGCGAGCGCTGTCTGGCGGACGCTTCGGCGGTCGGGTTCGACAGCTGA
- a CDS encoding TIGR00296 family protein: MSQRQGVDLSYEDGARAVELAREAVESYVQHGQREQPGSMREAFYERTGAFVRLESTRGRGSLRGCAGGYRSDDQLGHVIVDAAIEAASEDSCGSEVSPSELPNLTVSVCAVKSVVLTDDPLADLELGVHGVAIDGGEGGWLYPTVPVENGWSAREYLDRTCRKAKLAPGAWEDDDVVVTLFEGQVFREREADGSVEEL, encoded by the coding sequence ATGTCCCAGCGACAGGGCGTTGACCTTTCCTACGAGGACGGTGCACGCGCCGTCGAACTCGCGCGCGAAGCCGTCGAATCCTACGTGCAACACGGACAGCGGGAGCAACCGGGCAGCATGCGGGAAGCCTTCTACGAGCGAACGGGGGCGTTCGTCCGGCTCGAGTCGACCCGCGGACGGGGTAGTCTGCGGGGCTGTGCCGGCGGCTACCGCTCGGACGACCAGCTCGGCCACGTCATCGTCGACGCGGCGATCGAGGCCGCAAGCGAGGACTCCTGTGGCTCGGAGGTGAGTCCCTCGGAGCTACCGAACCTCACCGTCTCGGTCTGTGCTGTCAAAAGCGTCGTCCTCACCGACGACCCGCTGGCCGACCTCGAGCTTGGGGTCCACGGGGTCGCCATCGACGGCGGGGAGGGTGGCTGGCTCTACCCCACGGTTCCGGTCGAGAACGGCTGGAGCGCTCGTGAGTACCTCGATCGTACCTGTCGGAAGGCGAAACTCGCCCCGGGGGCCTGGGAGGACGACGACGTCGTCGTCACGCTGTTCGAGGGGCAGGTCTTCCGGGAGCGGGAGGCCGACGGCAGCGTCGAGGAGCTTTGA
- a CDS encoding esterase/lipase family protein, with product MNGHRSSTATEDDNECEPHSTAVSRRQLLGATAGATAGVAGVGAVSDPAAASDRVGCDDWLEAPADYPEIDLTDAEPTASNLEEIGEEFVVFVHGWHGRETSTDQAATLREALDQNGYDRPVLAATWAADTYNYWRAERTTETVGERLAAWLEDVPDATVHLVGHSLGGRACLETLAVLETRVETVSLLGTAADDDAVCTAGAYGRGIEHGADAVYNYHSEDDASVCYGYDLQSFASGLGCAGSDCGGGWFRSGSSCPANYTDVDVTGEVGDHCAYTKPDVGCVDRIADVLE from the coding sequence ATGAACGGGCACCGCTCGAGCACGGCGACCGAGGACGACAACGAGTGCGAACCGCACTCGACTGCTGTCAGCCGGCGCCAGCTCCTCGGCGCGACGGCGGGTGCGACCGCCGGGGTTGCGGGAGTGGGCGCCGTCTCCGATCCGGCGGCAGCGAGCGACCGCGTCGGCTGTGACGACTGGCTCGAGGCACCCGCCGACTACCCCGAGATCGACCTCACTGACGCCGAGCCGACCGCCTCGAACCTCGAGGAAATCGGCGAGGAGTTCGTCGTCTTCGTCCACGGCTGGCACGGCCGCGAGACGAGTACGGACCAGGCCGCTACCCTCCGGGAGGCGCTGGATCAGAACGGGTACGACCGTCCCGTCCTCGCGGCGACCTGGGCGGCCGACACCTACAACTACTGGCGCGCCGAGCGCACCACCGAAACCGTCGGCGAGCGCCTCGCCGCCTGGCTCGAGGACGTCCCCGACGCGACGGTCCACCTGGTCGGCCACTCGCTTGGGGGTCGGGCGTGTCTCGAGACGCTCGCCGTTCTCGAGACCCGCGTCGAGACCGTCTCGCTGCTCGGGACCGCGGCCGACGACGACGCGGTCTGTACGGCCGGCGCGTACGGCCGCGGGATCGAGCACGGAGCCGACGCGGTGTACAACTACCACTCCGAGGACGACGCCAGCGTCTGTTACGGCTACGACCTGCAGTCGTTCGCGAGCGGGCTGGGCTGTGCGGGCAGCGACTGCGGCGGCGGCTGGTTTCGCAGCGGGAGTTCGTGCCCGGCGAACTACACCGACGTCGACGTCACGGGCGAGGTCGGCGACCACTGCGCCTACACGAAACCCGATGTCGGCTGCGTGGATCGGATCGCCGACGTCCTCGAGTGA
- a CDS encoding outer membrane protein assembly factor BamB family protein, with protein sequence MPTRRDLLTRVGAGAGAVGTAALAGCLGRVDAEPGTEDGYTWPTPGADLGNSRAVAGGVAPREDPTLEWRHELGSAFVTAEPIVTDDAVLVTTGVDIVAVDRETGERRWSIDPDNEAYTYNGAPTVIGERAYLPEVSTLTARDLETGEADWTREFDSTIGSGSLTVSETDDGDRVYAAAGNAMYALEAESGDRLWEQELLGSPRYTPAVYGGYLYVPTRGGELYCITEWGTVEWRRTIEAGIASAPTILTSEDRRTGHGVAVAGSDGTITYFDIGGEREWETELGSFGADGIAIGHRTLLARSGTTLYALDATDGDERWRVDLDRSAESPPIVVGDTVYVGGDRLRAIDIEGGYGVRSLRVGERRFDYAGEGAVSAVTAADGKLFAGTSAGWEGEGTTELLVLS encoded by the coding sequence ATGCCAACCAGACGCGATCTCCTCACGAGGGTCGGGGCCGGGGCCGGGGCCGTCGGTACCGCGGCGCTCGCGGGCTGTCTCGGACGGGTCGACGCCGAGCCCGGAACCGAGGACGGCTACACGTGGCCGACGCCCGGCGCCGATCTCGGCAACTCCAGAGCCGTCGCCGGCGGCGTCGCCCCCCGCGAGGACCCGACCCTCGAGTGGCGCCACGAGCTCGGCTCGGCGTTCGTCACCGCCGAGCCGATCGTGACCGACGACGCTGTTCTGGTCACCACGGGAGTCGACATCGTCGCCGTCGACCGCGAGACTGGCGAGCGGCGGTGGTCGATCGATCCCGACAACGAGGCCTACACCTACAACGGGGCGCCGACGGTGATCGGCGAACGGGCGTACCTGCCGGAGGTGAGCACGCTGACCGCCCGCGACCTCGAGACGGGCGAGGCCGACTGGACTCGCGAGTTCGATTCGACGATCGGATCCGGCTCGCTGACCGTCTCGGAGACCGACGACGGGGATCGCGTCTACGCGGCCGCCGGCAACGCCATGTACGCACTCGAGGCCGAAAGCGGCGATCGGCTGTGGGAGCAGGAGCTGCTCGGCTCGCCCCGATACACGCCGGCGGTGTACGGGGGCTACCTCTACGTTCCCACGAGGGGCGGGGAGCTGTACTGCATCACGGAGTGGGGCACCGTCGAGTGGCGGCGGACGATCGAAGCGGGGATCGCGAGCGCGCCGACGATACTGACGTCGGAGGATCGTCGGACCGGTCACGGTGTCGCCGTCGCCGGTAGCGACGGGACGATCACCTACTTCGACATCGGCGGGGAGCGGGAGTGGGAGACCGAACTCGGGAGCTTCGGCGCCGACGGGATCGCGATCGGCCACCGGACGCTGCTGGCTCGCTCGGGGACGACCCTGTACGCGCTCGACGCGACCGACGGCGACGAGCGGTGGCGGGTCGACCTCGACCGGAGCGCCGAGAGTCCGCCAATCGTCGTCGGCGACACGGTCTACGTCGGGGGCGATCGGCTCCGCGCGATCGATATCGAGGGCGGGTACGGGGTTCGTTCGCTTCGCGTCGGCGAGCGCCGGTTCGACTACGCAGGCGAGGGCGCGGTCAGCGCCGTCACCGCTGCCGACGGGAAGCTGTTCGCGGGAACCAGCGCCGGCTGGGAAGGCGAGGGAACCACGGAGCTACTCGTTCTTTCGTAG
- a CDS encoding single-stranded DNA binding protein, with protein MSDIEGVYEDLEADVSLEEFREAVEEKVEQMGGLADEETAAMLIAHEIGESEVGGVADVEPGMEEAKFVAKVIDIGELRTFERDGEDEDGRVVNVEVADETGSIRAAFWDDHAAAATEELEEGQVLRIKGRPKDGFSGVEVSVDEVEPDPDTEIDVQISDTHTVEALSLGLSSVNLVGVVLDTDSVRTFDRDDGSEGKVANLVVGDATGRIRVTMWDERAEQVTAFETGDTVEVIDGYVRERDGSLELHVGNRGAIEDVDADVEYVPDNTPIEDVEIGETVDIAGVVRSADPKRTFDRDDGSEGQVRNIRVQDATGDIRVALWGEKADVDVGPGDEVALADVEIQDGWQDDLEASAGWQATVTVLDSDAEAGAGAGTDAGAADGGDEHAGLSSFADGAGSATADDGSTTTGGEDDGETGADADRNDPEPGEETEFTGVVVQAGDPVVLDDGETTMSVATDVDVGLGEEVTARGVVRDGRLEASDVF; from the coding sequence ATGAGCGACATCGAGGGCGTGTACGAGGACCTCGAGGCCGACGTTTCTCTCGAGGAGTTTCGCGAGGCCGTCGAGGAGAAAGTCGAGCAGATGGGCGGGCTCGCCGACGAGGAGACGGCGGCGATGCTCATCGCCCACGAGATCGGCGAGAGCGAGGTCGGCGGCGTCGCCGACGTCGAACCCGGAATGGAGGAGGCCAAGTTCGTCGCCAAGGTGATCGACATCGGCGAGCTGCGCACCTTCGAGCGCGACGGCGAGGACGAGGACGGCCGCGTCGTCAACGTCGAGGTCGCCGACGAGACGGGGTCGATCCGGGCGGCGTTCTGGGACGACCACGCCGCGGCCGCCACCGAGGAGCTCGAGGAGGGCCAGGTGCTGCGAATCAAGGGCCGTCCGAAGGACGGGTTCTCGGGCGTCGAGGTCAGCGTCGACGAGGTCGAACCCGACCCCGACACCGAGATCGACGTGCAGATCTCCGATACCCACACCGTCGAGGCGCTGTCGCTTGGCCTCTCGAGTGTCAATCTCGTCGGCGTCGTCCTCGACACCGACAGCGTGCGCACCTTCGACCGCGACGACGGCTCGGAGGGGAAAGTCGCGAACCTCGTCGTCGGCGACGCGACGGGCCGAATCCGGGTGACGATGTGGGACGAACGCGCCGAGCAGGTAACGGCGTTCGAGACGGGTGACACCGTCGAGGTGATCGACGGCTACGTCCGCGAGCGGGACGGCTCGCTCGAACTCCACGTCGGCAACCGCGGCGCGATCGAGGACGTCGACGCCGACGTCGAGTACGTTCCCGACAACACGCCGATCGAGGACGTCGAGATCGGCGAGACCGTCGACATCGCGGGGGTCGTTCGCTCGGCGGATCCCAAGCGGACGTTCGACCGCGACGACGGCTCGGAGGGCCAGGTCCGTAACATCCGAGTCCAGGACGCGACCGGCGACATCCGGGTCGCGCTCTGGGGCGAGAAGGCCGACGTCGACGTCGGTCCCGGCGACGAGGTCGCGCTGGCCGACGTCGAGATCCAGGACGGCTGGCAGGACGACCTCGAGGCGAGCGCGGGCTGGCAGGCGACGGTGACCGTCCTCGATTCCGACGCCGAAGCGGGCGCTGGTGCCGGGACCGACGCCGGCGCTGCCGACGGTGGGGACGAGCACGCCGGACTGTCGTCGTTCGCCGACGGCGCCGGTTCGGCGACGGCCGACGACGGCTCGACTACTACCGGGGGCGAGGACGACGGTGAGACCGGTGCCGACGCCGATCGGAACGATCCCGAACCCGGCGAGGAGACCGAGTTCACCGGCGTCGTCGTCCAGGCCGGCGACCCGGTTGTCCTCGACGACGGCGAGACGACGATGAGCGTCGCGACCGACGTCGATGTCGGCCTCGGCGAGGAGGTAACCGCCCGCGGGGTCGTCCGCGACGGTCGACTCGAGGCGAGCGACGTGTTCTGA
- a CDS encoding histone family protein yields the protein MNVELPFAPVDTIIRRNADELRVSADASEELAKRIQDRGSELATEAAERANADGRKTLMAQDFGVETVVNKESLELPVAPVDRIARLEIDSRYRVSMDARIALADILEDYADNVARAAAVLARHADRRTITDDDIETYFSLFE from the coding sequence ATGAACGTCGAACTCCCGTTCGCGCCGGTGGATACGATCATCCGGCGGAACGCGGACGAGCTTCGGGTGAGCGCCGACGCGTCCGAGGAACTCGCAAAGCGCATCCAGGACCGCGGGAGCGAACTCGCGACCGAGGCCGCCGAGCGAGCGAACGCGGACGGGCGCAAGACGCTGATGGCCCAGGACTTCGGGGTCGAGACGGTCGTCAACAAGGAGAGTCTCGAGCTCCCGGTCGCTCCGGTCGACCGCATCGCGCGTCTCGAGATCGACTCCCGGTACCGGGTCTCGATGGACGCCCGGATCGCACTGGCCGATATCCTCGAGGACTACGCCGACAACGTCGCCCGGGCCGCGGCCGTCCTCGCTCGCCACGCCGATCGGCGCACGATCACGGACGACGACATCGAGACGTACTTCTCGCTGTTCGAGTGA
- a CDS encoding histone deacetylase family protein → MQFGYSETCLAHDPGARHPESPDRLRAIREGLKRKYGVDYVEADPVGIDVMAGVHDRDYLEDVKEFCADGGGNWDPDTTAVEETWEAVRYSAGQACWAAETALDGADGRDTPFSIGRPPGHHAVYDDAMGFCFVNNVAVAAQHALDSRDVDRVAIVDWDVHHGNGTQDIFYDREDVFFASIHEEGLYPGTGEVEETGEGAGEGTTMNLPMPAGTDDRDYVEAVEGPVASALEAYDPDLLLISAGFDAHRHDPISRIRLSTEAYALLTDRLRGVADRTDAALGFVLEGGYGLDVLADSVALVHETFDGREPIEPDGDRSPDAVELLEDVARTHDIELDLD, encoded by the coding sequence ATGCAGTTTGGTTACAGCGAGACCTGTCTCGCACACGATCCCGGCGCGCGCCACCCCGAGTCGCCGGACCGACTGCGGGCGATCCGTGAAGGACTGAAACGAAAGTACGGCGTCGACTACGTCGAGGCCGATCCCGTCGGCATTGACGTCATGGCGGGTGTCCACGACCGCGACTACCTCGAGGACGTCAAGGAGTTCTGTGCCGATGGCGGGGGGAACTGGGACCCCGACACCACCGCGGTCGAGGAGACCTGGGAGGCGGTCAGATACAGCGCCGGACAGGCCTGCTGGGCCGCCGAGACGGCACTCGACGGTGCTGACGGCCGGGACACACCGTTCTCGATCGGTCGGCCGCCGGGTCACCACGCCGTTTACGACGACGCGATGGGCTTTTGTTTCGTCAACAACGTCGCCGTCGCCGCCCAGCACGCCCTCGACAGCCGGGACGTCGACCGGGTCGCGATCGTCGACTGGGACGTCCACCACGGCAACGGCACGCAAGACATCTTCTACGACCGCGAGGACGTCTTCTTCGCGTCGATCCACGAGGAAGGGCTCTACCCCGGTACCGGGGAGGTCGAGGAAACCGGCGAGGGGGCAGGCGAGGGGACGACGATGAACCTCCCGATGCCAGCCGGAACCGACGATCGGGACTACGTCGAGGCGGTCGAAGGTCCCGTCGCGAGCGCCCTCGAGGCGTACGATCCCGACCTTCTACTGATCAGCGCCGGCTTCGACGCCCACCGTCACGATCCGATCTCGCGGATCCGGCTCTCGACGGAGGCCTACGCCCTGCTGACCGATCGCCTCCGCGGGGTCGCCGATCGGACCGACGCGGCGCTTGGGTTCGTCCTCGAGGGAGGATACGGGCTCGATGTGCTAGCGGATAGCGTTGCGCTGGTTCACGAGACCTTCGACGGACGGGAGCCGATCGAGCCCGACGGCGACCGCAGCCCCGACGCCGTCGAGCTGCTCGAGGACGTCGCGCGGACCCACGACATCGAGCTGGATCTGGACTGA